The sequence ctggaactttctatgtctcttctttcatcgaataactctgctccgggatgcgataacatcaaattcaatcttctgaaaaacctcccagatatcgcaaaaagacgattacttgacctgtacaactgtttcatggagtacaacattgtgccacctgaatggcgacaggtcaaagtaatagctattcaaaagcctggaaaccagcgtctaatcacaattcataccgaccgattgccatgctatcgtgcatgagaaaattattggagaaaatgatcctttcaagaattgatcattgggtcgaagaaaatgcattgctttcaaatactcagtttggatttagaaagggaaaggaacaaacgattgtctagcgttgctttcttcagatatacagctggcctatgcgcacaaggagcaactggcatcagttttcttggatattaagggcgcttttgattctgtttccatagaagtactgtcagacaatctgcacagtaatggactacctgtattttgaataatttcatgtACATTTTGTTGTCAgacaaacaaatgaacttcacactcggcactctgacaacttccagaaatagctacatggacctccccaaggatcatgtttatgtcccttgctttacaatttctatgtgaaagatattgacaattgtttggaaggacaatgcacgctcagacaacttgcagacgatgccgtggtctctctaagaggtccatgtgcagctgacttgcaaggaccatggcaaagtaccctggataatctgactgtttggtcCATACATTGAGGGATCGAGTTTTcgccgcaaaaaactcagttggttgtgtttactaagaagcggtatcctgatcaactgaaactcaagctgttgaatgatgacatcaaccaatctttatcttctaaataccttggggtcatgtttgattctaaatgtacctggaaactccacatagagtatttgatacaaaaatgccggaaaaggatcaattttctacgttctatctccggaacatggtggggtgctcaccggaagacctcatcaaactctatagaacgactattctctctgttttggagtatggctccttctgcttcctctcagcagctgattgccacctgatcaaattggaacgaattcagtatcgttgtttgcgtattgcccttggctgcatgcattcaacacataacatgagcctggaggtgcttgctggagtcactcctttaaagcaccgttactgggagctctcacttagaatactcatcaaatgtggaacaagtaacacacttgttctagataacttcgataatatgcttgaactggttcatcggtcaagattcctgagagtatatctcaactacatatcaacagatctttgtcttccatgttataatgcaccacaagttcacttcaccaacgaaagtttctcaattgaatacgatctattcacgaaacacgctattcaaggaataccagatcatcttcgacaaatatctattccctcacttttttctgaaaaatatgaacatgtcaattgcaacaacagatatttcactgatggttctcgcatcaacggatccactggcttcggtgttttcaatgtaacttcaaccaccttccaaaacttcaggaaccgtgttcggtttatgttgctgagctggcagcaattaacttcgctttggggataatttccaatcagcccgtagaccattatttcatcttctcggatagtcttagttctatcgaggcactccggtcgatgaaacctgttaagcacgcatcttactttcttacaaacataagagagcagatgcgtgttttggtcgaaagatcattcaagattacctttgcttgggtcccttctcactgctcaatctacggcaatgagaaggcagactcgctggcaaaggtgggcgcacaggaaggtgaggtttatgatagacaattctcgagcaacgagtttttcccattagtccgtcagagtactcttcaaagctggcaaagaaattggacacacaacgaacttggacggtggctattttctatagttccaaaagtttctgggcgagcgtggttcagaggtgaggacttaagtcgaggcttcatccgcacgatgtcgaggcttatgtccaatcactattcactaaacgcacatctgtacagaataaaccttgtcgatagcaacttatgtaggtgcggagccggttatgatgacatcgatcacgtagtttggtcctgctcggaaaatgacgcctccagagagcgactattggatacccttgtggcccgaggtaaacaacccttcagggaagttcgaggtgttttgggagatcgtgatgtagtctatatgcaggccatttatggttttctttgtacttctgacatcaaaatctaatattttgttttatttttctttcttcaaagttttttcttAAGTCTCTGCctttctgttccgtagagctccgtagctctggccatccggaagatgcttccagtcgaaccattcctagagtacgacgacacaccacatcgtcactgacgccaaataaCGGGATTAGCAGCTGACATtctttgattatgatgattccctgatttccgaatcctaatccccttCCCTCCCTGAagattgtaaacctaacctcgagtcaccacgagtacgttggcttcttcccctctcttattaacttcataataaaatgatattgattgtacatatcccaaagaaccatggctccgtaaagtgttatacacgcctaagcctaccaaataaacgaaattgaaaaaaaaaaacaacttattgataaagttttgatattattttattcGAAAACTTTGCATTGAgtataatatgcatggcgatcagtgaatcaaagacttttgaatcctACCCACcccaaccagcacagtgtacgAAGggtgtgggacaaaagatcaaaagggatAAACGTTTatgaataaaatttgaaaattttcaatgtaGATCTGATATAAAGgccatttttttgaaaatctcaGAAGCTTCATTGCAGAAGGCTTGGACGGCTCTTTCCAAGTGTAtcgaaagtctccttttaagtAGCACGTTGTCCTCCTATCAAGagactcgtaagcctccttccaagcagctcttaagcctccttccaaaaggctcagaagttggttctgaagcttcttttcaagatgATCCAAGGCTTTTTTTAAGATGCTCGGGAGCCttgtttcaagaggctgaaaagCGTTCTATTAAGACACTCGTGAGACTCCttataaaaggctcggaagcctcctgtaagaggctcggaatcctcctgtgagaggctcggaaacatccttccaagaggctccaaagccttttttcaataGGCTGAAAAGCTTCATTTTAAGAGCCTCGAAAGCTTCCTCTCAAGAGAACCATAAACCTTCCTCCAAGAGTCTTGGAATTcgtctttcaataggcttggaagccttctttctatGGGCTgacaacccgagcagcacaggTCAGAcataaatggttgcagcaacgtgattgtgaccaaatctggccacatatgagttgcagtgaCCTACGTGTTATATGAGTGCTGCTAGGGAAGCGTTCTTCCAAGACGCTAAGAAGCCTAATTTTAACatactcggaagccttttttaaaaaggtacGGAACTTTCGTGCCTCctgtcaagaagctcggaatcctCGTTTAAAATactctgaagcctttttcaaaggcttggaagcttcctttaaaaaggctcggaagcttcctctcaagaggcGTGGGAGCTCgtttcaagagggttggaagcatTCTTCCATAAGGCTGAAATGCATCCCTTCAAGACGCACTAAAGCCTCCACGGTACACTCCTTgtaaaaggctcagaagccttcttttaaaaggatCGTAAGCCTCATTTTGAGAggctcgagagcctcctttcaaggaacttggaagcctcctcttaagGGGAACAGAAGCTCTTCGCCAAGAGGCTCGTAATTCGTCTTTCAATAGGCTTCAAGATGctgagaagcgtcctttcaaggtgctcagaagcctcttttacTAGGCGCGGAAGCCaattccaagaggcttggaattctTCTTTAAGGAGGCttaaaagtctcctttcaagaggctgagaagcgtcctttcaagatgctcaaaagaatacttttaagaggcttggaagcctcttttcaacatacttggaagcctcctttcaaaagactaggaagcctccttttaggaGGCGCCGAAGCTTCTTCTCAACCGGCTTGGAagctcgtttcaagaggcttggaagcttccattCAAGAAGCTTAAAtgcgtcctttcaagacgcttagAAGGCAGGCTTGTAGCTCGGAAGCgccttttcaagaagctcgatgcttccttttaagaggctcggaagcctccttccaaaaaactcgaaagcctcctcttTAGAGGACCAGAAGCTCTTCTCCAAGAAGTGCAGAATTCGTCtatcaataggcttggaagcctcttttcaagagtctGAAAAGCGTCTTTTCAAGacgctcagaggcctccttttaataggctcggaagcctatttttagaggatcggaagcctcgttCCAAGAGGCTTGTAATCCTTCTTTAAGAaggcttgagagcctcctttcaagtggcttggaagcatcctttctaGATGGTCAAAACAatacttttaagaggctcggaagactcaaAAATCCCTCAAAGTCTTGTAGAAAGCTTGATGTAGAAACCCGAGTAGCACATTCGTCACAAAAGAATTTCTGCGACTCGTATAtgaccaaatctggtcacataaaaTTTTCTATGGAACATAATATTGGAAAGTGTCACGAAAAAACCGTTTGGAGAGCAGTTAATTTTCTAAtccgtttttcatatatcttatgagttaTATCTATTTGTATTTAAACGAAATTCATATATTATTTATagactatatatttttcaccaagAGTATTTGAAATGAAAACCTATCTGTATAAATATGTTGTGTCTTATAAGGTCAACAATATTAATATTCACGTTCTCGGACATCCTTTGATATCGGCATTTGATGGCTTGTAAATTCCACGGCACACGAAATCCAGCCGTCGTCAGAATTATAAATATTAGACATCATCTGCGTTATCTTTGCCTATACACATAGtaataccgtcgttcggggtgtcattgggcctagggggtaagattgggccaaaacgaaaaatgtttcaattcCTAATATcccagaaactgttacgaattttgataaaagcttcaaacggttcgaaattatagtaaaattcacgtctaggaaatcataaaacaaattccaaaaactaattgtgctcgtaccatagtgcttggaatttgaatgtaaaactattgatcgaatgaacccgtattgaaatagtgtcagtaataacccacaaatctattatataactagtttttagatcgatggatacctgttttttttttttatcaattatttttattgaacgattgaatcgttgcatcgtcactgctgaactttattgtacttggcccaatgtcaccccttgtgaggggtgagaatgggccaattttaaacaacatataactttgaagaatttctctaatttattattttcccccacacagtggtaaatttattgttcaagcttgtaccaaactaattagaacttgattccaatgttaactactagagctttgtaacatttatttggagcataccacattttggcccaatgacagcCCCGTAGACGGTACATTTGAAGTTTGGTGCGTGGATCAAATTGGTTGAATCTACAAATATTTCGTAAACTCACGAAGGCAGCTACAGTCTTTCTGACTAGTGCATCCATGTTGATCCCCATTTCGCCATCTGATGATATCAGGCTGTTCGCCGGCCCAGCTGTTGACACCCAACCTCCTGGTCCTGCTGTGACGTTGATGATGAGACCCCCCGCAAAGGAGCATATGTTTTGGTCGTTGAGCCCACTCCATATAACACAACGTCGCCGTACTAATATTGCgtatcatcgtcatcatcaccaGCAGCCAAATCAGAGCTGTCTAGTTCCACAGAAATAATCTGCCAAAGCAGCTAAAGATCTGGTACACGGTCAATCTTATTCACAATGATCTTATTGATTACATTGTGAAGCAATAGTGAATATGAAATGAATCCGTTATGCAGGACCTCGTGACCTATCTGAAAATCCCTTGCATCCCTGGGCGCCACACAGACCTTCGTGATTAATGCAATAGAAAACCATTCCGTAGTCAATTAATAGCAAATAAAGGATCACTTTCAACTTGTTGACCTACTTCAGAATGATGCGGGCGCTGCAAAATTTAAGATAATGGCTGCTACAACATTTGCATGGCCAGCATAGGATCAATTATGAGCAGTTCCTCCAACAGCCGATCGGCCTTGGGGGCCTCTTTAGATTTCACGCTTTGGATGGCATCCACTACCCGAGTTCTGAATTCATCAACGAACGTTCTATTCACAGCTGAATCTTCTATGTTGATTCTTCATATGTTGATTCGCCGCTCTAACCGCACATCCCACCGCTGAATCCGATTAATGCGTAATCGGAACTCGCCAATTGAAGAATGATAGTCAAACGCAATGTCAACATTGCGTTTATTCCGGAACTAAGAAGATTTAGTCTTCATTTTAGTTGAGGGGTTCGAATAAAGGCGATCAGCGTGCGTCAACTGGAAGGACATCATATTATAGCACATTGTTTTCAAAGTTCTGTGTTTTAGGGAGAGGTTGGCAATTCTCCGACAGCAGCAGACAGGATTCTGCCCGCAATATCATGTGAGGACTATACTTTGCACCATCCAGCAGCAGGTAAgtgaattccaagagtccctctaTTTGGAACCACGAAAAGCCATAGaaaatcaaccgtctaagacgaattaagtactctccatttaattccaccaagtaattttcgatatctttgcagatacgtatttcgaccacacagttgtggtcgaaatacgtatctgcaaagatatcgaaaattacttggtggaattaaatggagagtacttaattcgtcttagacggttgaatacattccactaaaagagctaaatatatttttctcataGAAAATCACTATTCGTTCGAGCCGCAAAATACTGTGGGGCGTCTCTAGAAGCAAGAGAGGTCCAGACGAAATCGTCGAACTCATCGAAGCGCAATACGAAGCTTTCACCTGCAGAGTCCTACACAGTGAAGGCGACCCCACGCCAGCCTCGCTCTAGGCAAGGATGGATGTATTCTATATCTGTTCTGTTGCCCATTCTAATCGACAAAATCATGGGCCGCTCTAGAAGCTCACCATCATAGAGCAATAATCCAACTACCTCAACCCAGACGACGATACTGCTCTACTAACAGTGGTCTGCCAAGTGCAGTAAACTGAATGGCTTGGTACGAGATGAGCCAGCCCTGAGATGAAAAtatctttaataaaaaaaatcttcaataaaAAACTGAATGCCTTGGTCGAACGCTCCTCTCATCTACGTCAACAAGATCGAATCGCAGGATATAAATAACTCCAACTCCAAACCTTTAACAGACTCAAATCCAGCCAATGTCGGACGGCGATCGGACAAAGATCTACATAGAACACGGAGATCCAATTAATGAGTATTTGCGTGTTTTGggcaaaaaacagtattttggccataacttctgatcccatagtccgatcgggccaattttcaatagaaaacaatggaacaagattcctCGTCGAATGGAACTCATAATTCGAGTAATTCGGACAATGTTAAGTTCTAAAAAGTATGTCTTCAACATTTGGAcacgtttttggagtgatcatataacctttcggtacaactttgttgtacgagaaagtcaAAAAGGTTGAATCATGTGCCACGCAACAGTAGTAGTTGATAGTTGTGGGTGAGTTCAAAATAAGTGGTCACGATGTTTTGCATAGAAGCATCCTTTCGTTGCATATGGTGGTAATAAGTGCCATAAATTATAAAATTCATATTATTTCAATAGAAGACCGACGCACATCCAGCTTGCCGAACTCGTATGCTACTTAATCATTATTCCTTCTGCAAAAACGATTTGCACCAAAAGAACATAAAATCGTAACCGCAAAGGCGTATTACAATTCAAATGATGTATGCACTTCTCATATATAATCAACTCACCAAATTCGCCTGATTCCGATTGATAACCTTCCCATTAGAATCGGGTCACATCATCTTCTACATTTTCACCCTTCTAACTTTAAGCTCATGGCTTCGCATACACGCTCGACTGTTCAAACGCTGCACATTAAATTTACTTTCCCCCTACCGGCATGCGTTGAATTCGCCGCCTCGTGCGCGATAGAATTTCCCACGTCTCACTTTCCGCGGCTAAAAAGTTCTTGGTTTTGTGCATGGAAAGTTCTACgttgtttgtttaatttaaaCTTCAGATCATGTGAAACAAGCATCGTATCTTGTATAAAAGCTATGATATTACACTCCCAACAGCATCAGTAGGCAAACATCTGTTTAGGTATCAAGAACTCAAACGAACTAGTCAGAACCATGAAGGTATTTCGATAACATTAGTAAAGAAAATGGTTTCTTATTTTGCTTATCAATTTTAGATTACGATAATGATGATCTTGGCTCTTGTGGGCTTCGTTTCCGCGTATCATCCATATCAAAGCGAAAGTGTTAGTGAATACAATTTCAAAACCATTCACGAGATTCCCGACAAGAAGCTGGATGACGAGCTGGAAGCCAAATTAGCCGGTTTAAACAAAATGCTCCACGACTATCAGATAGAGCGGAAGACGGAAGTGAATGTGAAGTCCGAAGTGCAGGAGAAAGAAGACGTTTCTCAGGATAAGGCCCACAGCTACGAGTTTGGATACGGCGTGAAAGATCCCAAGACCGGTGATAGCAAAGATCAGTGGGAAAAACGGGTCGGGGGAAAGGTCAAGGGAGTGTACAAGTTTGCCGAATCGGATGGTACGCAGCGGATTGTGGAGTATGAGGCGGATGATAAGAAAGGATTCGAAGCGAAGGTGATAAATGTGGCTCCCGAAGAAGGCAAGGAAAAAACGAAAGAGGttgggaaggaagaaggagaagcagCTAAAAGTTATAGCTATCTtaagaaatattttcattagGGTAATAGGCTTATACTAACTAAAATCTCGCTCAACTTTtaaaaaggacctaagtaacatttattCATGTACTAATtggaatattgcaatcaacagaccaatatgaaagcctTTGGTTGCAACACTCAAATTAATCTATGAAAAATGTTTcttaggtccttttaaaaagttaagcgagaaatccatttaaagtcatgattattagatttttcaattattgTGCTACTCTTCTCTTATCTCCTCAataattaatattaatattGCTTTCATTTTAATGAATATTTGATTATTGCTTGCCAGGAAGTTTGTTTCTAAAAGACGAGTTTATATTATTCatttaaaatcaattaattttcttcGCTCGTAAAATAGTTCCGAATAAACTTGCTCCTTAGTATATCAGGAAATAAATAATCCATTTGTCAAAAGACGAAATAGTACTATCTTTTTAATTTCACCGTTTGATTGTTATTTTACAGATAGTTATTCCGACCTCAACAATAAGATCAACTTTTTCAGCTGCATCAAGTATGAGATCTTAAAAATGTCTTACAAAAGTTACTATCAAGTAGTGAAACTGAAATGAAGAATACTGACTCGTCTTATAACACGTGAACACCAATACCAAATCTTATTATCAACATTGGAAAAATGactacaaatatttccataGAAGACGATTAGTTCTATaaaatcattagaaaatagTCCGCTATGTTCgcattaaagaaaaaaaaacagtttccgAATCGCTCAACAGCAGTAAAGTCCTATTTAAGCACTGGAAATAAATGTTATCCTACTTACTAAAAATGATCCTATTTATTTGTTCACTTGCAGAAAAATCAGAAGTAACTCAAAATTCATACAATTTTGAACGTGCTTTTCTCCAGAGaagtttaaattttattttataaaagtTAGGTTCTAAGAACACCAAAAAGGGTATACAgtaaaaaaatcgcaatttttcTTTGCAAAATCTGATAATTCAATATAACTTTTCGAATACGTAATATTTCCAATAGTTGCTTGAATTATTGCCGAAAACACAAAATCGATCGTACGATCGTAGGGTTTCCTTAattatttaaagatatttttgctACAGGTTTTGTTCTTCTCAGAATTGTGaactaataacatttttttgaagtTCGCTTATTTCGTAGGTTCAGGCGTGTATAAcgctttacggagccatggttctttgtgatatatacaatcaatatctgTTGGCGCTTACCAAAAGTGGTCCTACGTCGGATTTCCTACGTTGTGTTTCGGGGTTGATTCTTCAGCGAGTGAGGTAGTAGTGAATATCAGGGATGGTATCGGGGTTCTTCTCTTTCAGGACTGGCGGCTAGCGAGGGCAGATACGGATCAACTGATCAAGGACAGATGACTCCACCGGCACAGCTAAGTTGAAAGGTAAGTATTTCATGCACTTCACTTTATTCTTCTGTCTTCTACTTCTAGTCTTACAATAAAACGTGCCTCGAATTCACACTACTTTTATTTTCTTTCACGGACTCACTACATGCAGTATCAGAAACGAACTAACTGACGATATCGAGCGTACTTAATGTCCTACCTAATTTTTCTTATCGTGTATCTTCGGTAACGAGTTGCCAGTTTTATCCGGCGAACTAATTTTGCTACTACATAACTGTTATACAGGAAGTGAACAACTACTCGACGGTGCATAAACATACCCGCCGCCTTGAATACTTATGTAGCtcaacaaacgtcaaatcaaaacaaaaacaaaacaaatctaAAACTAATTGGCTTCAACGTAATAAGTgagttgttttttcttaattatttagattgaattgtattttaCAAGTTAAATTTTCTACTCAAGCATCCGGAATTGTTGTGGCTGGATTTGCATCGGGGCGATATTCCACAGGAGTTGCCGCGGGTTGCGGAACTAGACGAGAATCTTCAGGAGGAACCGGCTGTGGCAGAATGCAGATTTTGTTGATGGTTCGTGTTATAATTCCTTTTGCGGTGCGTAAACCCACAACACGTATCAAATTGTCCTTTCCAGGATACACCGAAATGATACGGGCTAGAGGCCAGCGGACTGCTGGGAGTGATTCATCCGCAACGATAACCATGCGACCGGGATGAATTTCGTTGTTGCGAGCGGCATATTTCGTGTCTCGAAGTAGTTCCTGAAGATATTCCTTCCTCCAGTGACTCCAGAATCGTTGAACTAGCAGTTGCCAATTTTGATATAGTCCAAGGGCATAGAGCGGCTGTTGTTGGTAATCTGGGTCGGGCAGGGCGGCCATCGATGTTCCGATCAGGAAATGCGCCGGTGTCAGCGCAGCAAGGTCGTTTGGATCGTCGGACATGGGCAGCAGAGGACGAGAGTTAAGAGCAGCTTCAATTTGGTGCAAAATTGTGTAATAGCCTTCAAATGAAAGACGAGTGCTTCCGAGTTGccgaaataaatgttttttggcAGTCTTGACCGCCGCTTCCCACAGGCCACCGAAATGTGGTGCCTTTGGAGGAGTCAAGTGCCAAGTTATTCCTTTCAGGGCGCAAGCGGCAGAAATTTCCCCTTGATCCTTTTCGCTATTGAACCTGGCAAACAGCTCCGTCAGTTCACCTTTAGCTCCTTCGAAATTCTTACCATTATCCGAATGGATATGGGCTGGCATTCCTCGTCTGGCAATAAATCTCCGCAAGGCGGCAAGAAATCCCTGAGTAGACAAGTCTCCCACTAATTCTAAGTGGACAGCTTTAGTAGTGAAACAAACGAAGACTGCCAGGTAAGCTTTTGCGGGAGCAGCACGCTTATGGATTGGCTTCAAATACAGAGGACCGGCATAGTCCACACCCGTGATCGAAAATGGGCGATTTTGTATGACCCGCGAAGCTGGCAGCTGTCCGATTTGTTGTTGTGCAAGAACCGGACGGTGCCGTGAGCAGCGAAAGCAATTCCGGACGACACTTTTAACGAGATTTCTTCCATTCAAAGGCCAATATTTTTCGCGTATCGTGGAGAGAAGTAGACGCCCGCCGCCATGGAGCAGTTGGCGATGGTAATCTTCGACGATCAACTGGGAAAACGGATGGCCTTTGGGTAGGAGGGCAGGGTGCTTTGATTGGTAGGGCAGCTGGGAAAGGTTTAGCCTACCCCCAACTCGCATGATTCTCTTTGGATCCAAGAAGGGATGAAGCCGTCTGGTAGGCGAATTCTTCGAGAGCGGGTTGCCACGTTGGAGTTCGTTTATTTCTTCTTTGAAAGCGTCATGCTGGGCGAATCGGACTAGCAGGGCATTGGCATGGGCAAGCTCTTCGACGGTAAGTATTCTTGGGTCGACATTTTCTTGTAGAGATTCACTGGGTTGTGTTCTAGTCTTGGTACGAGTTCTAGCAGCAAACCGAAGGCAGTATGCGATTGTATGAAGCAGGCGCGTATAAGATGACCACCGTAGGAACCAAGGATTTATGCTGGGTATAGTTTGGACTGCTACGACGACGTGCTTTTCCTCCAAATCCTCTTTGAGTACTGCGGCTGGATTCGATATCGGCCAGGTATCTTGTGGGTTTGCCAACCAGACCGGTCCATACTTCCAAACATTGCTGCTGACGAATTCGTCGACTGTCATCCCACGGGACACTAAATCGGCCGGATTTTCTGTTCCAGATATATGATGCCAGCGTCCGCCGTGTGTATAATGTTGCACCTCAGAGACCCTATTAGCAACGAATATCTTCCAAGTATTTGGGGGTGCACGAATCCAGTATAGACATACCGCTGAATCCGACCAGAAATGAGATGCTGATACAGGGACGCCAATTGATTCCTTTACACGATGATGTAGATGCGCCGCCAGTACACAAGCACACAGCTCCAATCGGGCGACAGACAGTCGTTTCAAAGGTGCAACCTTGCTTTTCGATGCCAGTAATCGAATTTTCACGTTTCCCTGGCTGTCTTCGCAACGAACGTACGTGCATGCTCCATATGCAGACATCGATGCATCGGCGAAAGTGTGCAATTCAATGCTGGCGTCAGGAAGAAATGCGTAACGGTCAACTCTGTAATGGGCGATTTTTGGTAGCTCGTGCCTATAATGTTCCCATTTCAAACGAATAGTTGGTGGAACGGGATCATCCCAGTCACAGGAAATAGACCATAGCTCCTGCATTAGGACTTTTGCTTTCACAATAATCGGTGCAATTAGACCGAGCAGGTCAAACAATCTGGCGATATCTGACAAGATGGATGTTTTGTAGGATGGGTTTCTCTTGGCTGTATCTGCGACTCGAAGCGAAGTTGATCAGCCTCTGGTTCCCAACGAATTCCTAAGGTCTTGATGGTTTCGTTAGGGCTAAAGCATAGGCTTGATTGGGTTCCAATTTGA comes from Armigeres subalbatus isolate Guangzhou_Male chromosome 2, GZ_Asu_2, whole genome shotgun sequence and encodes:
- the LOC134209390 gene encoding uncharacterized protein LOC134209390: MKITIMMILALVGFVSAYHPYQSESVSEYNFKTIHEIPDKKLDDELEAKLAGLNKMLHDYQIERKTEVNVKSEVQEKEDVSQDKAHSYEFGYGVKDPKTGDSKDQWEKRVGGKVKGVYKFAESDGTQRIVEYEADDKKGFEAKVINVAPEEGKEKTKEVGKEEGEAAKSYSYLKKYFH
- the LOC134209391 gene encoding uncharacterized protein LOC134209391 — encoded protein: MQELWSISCDWDDPVPPTIRLKWEHYRHELPKIAHYRVDRYAFLPDASIELHTFADASMSAYGACTYVRCEDSQGNVKIRLLASKSKVAPLKRLSVARLELCACVLAAHLHHRVKESIGVPVSASHFWSDSAVCLYWIRAPPNTWKIFVANRVSEVQHYTHGGRWHHISGTENPADLVSRGMTVDEFVSSNVWKYGPVWLANPQDTWPISNPAAVLKEDLEEKHVVVAVQTIPSINPWFLRWSSYTRLLHTIAYCLRFAARTRTKTRTQPSESLQENVDPRILTVEELAHANALLVRFAQHDAFKEEINELQRGNPLSKNSPTRRLHPFLDPKRIMRVGGRLNLSQLPYQSKHPALLPKGHPFSQLIVEDYHRQLLHGGGRLLLSTIREKYWPLNGRNLVKSVVRNCFRCSRHRPVLAQQQIGQLPASRVIQNRPFSITGVDYAGPLYLKPIHKRAAPAKAYLAVFVCFTTKAVHLELVGDLSTQGFLAALRRFIARRGMPAHIHSDNGKNFEGAKGELTELFARFNSEKDQGEISAACALKGITWHLTPPKAPHFGGLWEAAVKTAKKHLFRQLGSTRLSFEGYYTILHQIEAALNSRPLLPMSDDPNDLAALTPAHFLIGTSMAALPDPDYQQQPLYALGLYQNWQLLVQRFWSHWRKEYLQELLRDTKYAARNNEIHPGRMVIVADESLPAVRWPLARIISVYPGKDNLIRVVGLRTAKGIITRTINKICILPQPVPPEDSRLVPQPAATPVEYRPDANPATTIPDA